TCTCAAGTCAAGTTGTAGGATGATATTGAACTTTAATCATTAGAACAGACCCAGTTGAGAAGCAAGAGTGACAAGCTTCGGAAAGTTTGTTCCCATGCTTGGAAACATATTCTTCTAGTCCCAACGTCAGGTTGTAACTATTCACATCATTCGTAGCTTGGATGCTGCATGCATTTTGCAGAAGATATGATTTTGCACCACCACCAGATTCAACTATCAGTTCAATAGCAATCTTCTGTATAGAACAAATGACAAGCATGTTAGCATATGAACTACCATAAAATAGATTGCAGAAATTAAAACTACAGTGCTACTCTACCATTTAGTGTTTGGATTAACATTCTTTAAGAGATGactttaattttatgcatCTATAATGTTTTTATCGAATAGACTTCATACTCAATTATTATTCTAAGATCATTATGGACAATAATGCTTACACGTACTAAATGTGAACGAGGGTAAAAGCAATGATTTGGAAAGGTTCAATGGATATGGATATTTCATGTATATACCTAATGATCAGTGTGAACATAGTAGTTTGGCTAAATGTCCGATTCCTAATTTCACAGCCATTGCTTCTAGTGCAATATTACACACCATTTTTAGAAGTAATggaagaaaattagaaaagtaTATATGAATAGAACAGTACATGAAACACAAAGAAGGTAAAAAGGTTATCCGAACTTACAAATGCTTTTAGAAGAAGAATCTGCATACAAACATAATGGAGTGAGCTGACTATGAGCAATAAGTAATTCAGTAAGACTCCACTTGAACAGCATATATGAGGAGGTATGTACCTTTTGAAGATAGAGGTGTAACATTGTTACAAGACCATCAGTTTCTTCATAAAGGGATAATGATACTTCAGTTCCACtgaaaattaaaccaaaagtAAATATGTTTGCATGGTAGACAATACATTAGACACGCGAAAGAGGTAAAAACAGATTGCCTGAATTTTGCACCACTCTTTGTTACTGATGGCAGTCTCACCAGTCTTCTTGAGGCAACAACTTCTTTTAAGTCAAATTTTAAGTGATGTATTTCTTTGTCAGAGCTCCCTTCAGTGAGAAAAATCGATTAAGGTTGGGACTAATGGAGAACAGTTAGTGATCCATCTAGTTTctgttcaaatttttaaatttaaagatttacTGCATCCTTGCAGtttcatttgaaaatataagtGAAATGTGGACCACTCAATTCATTAACGCCTTTCGCAATCTACAATTTTCTACTAGGCTGATTGTATGTCAGTGTCCATGAAAGCAATTATTAGTCTAATGACAAATACTAAGTCATAGACACAAATGCTAAGTGAAACTTACTTGTGGTCATTACAGAAAGAAGCCCATCTGCAAAATATGACATCAGTTATCAGTTATGAGACCATTATCGTAATATAGTGGCAAAATGATGGAAAATGTTTAGTTTAGAAGTGTGTAGCCAATAGTTCTACATCAGTAACACTTTTACCATGCAGATATCAGTACTGACCAAACCAATCAGAAGCTGCCCTCTCACCTTTAATTTCTCAGTAAGACCAATTCCAGAGGAGAATGACAAGTGATATAATTAAACAGATATACTAAGATCTACACTAATCAAATGGATTGGTATTAACTAGTTTAAACAATGTTAATCTACTTGATATGAAGCATGAGAAAAGTTCCCCTTGAACATGAGGAACATGTGATCAAAAGTGCTTCACTCACCCCATTTACCAGACAAAACAGTGTTGTTTTTGTATTCAAATTGACTAAATTCCTCCAAAATGTTCCCAGTGCCTGTATCAGAAACTGTTGAAGCAGAAATCAGAATGTTGAATTAAACAGTCTAGAGATCGATGCTCTGCTCATAAACATTTTAATCATTCACAGTTCTACTCATAACATTCTGGAATTCTTCAACAGTCTAGAGATCGATgctcataattattttaatcattcaCAGTTCTACTTTtaacaacaaatttaaaaatgatactcctaaAACACAATTAAGTACTGAGTAATTCTTCTCTTAGCGTAAGTGTGAGAAACTATGTTGTGCAGAATGAGAAACCGAAATATTAGGAGATGAATAAGTGCCTGAAATTAGAACTGAAGATCGCGTGGGTTTAATCGACACCGATAATCTGCATAGATCGTCTAACATGCGGCATCTCCGGAATGCAGAAGAAATAAGCTGCAAAAATCAAGTTGAAGATTGATTAGATCTGAGATTCCTAAAAAGCAAAACAGAATGCAATTGAGAATTTGCGCGTACCAAATTCAGTATGTCCTGCACTGAATTTACCTCCATTTGTGGTGAGAGAGAATGCCCGCGCAAATTGTTGGTGAAAAACCCGCAGAGAGATTCTTATGTTTTACTGCAAAGTTGATCAGCAAGTTTGGCCGCAGTCGTTGcctaatttcaatttatattaatttcaaatttaaaaaatagaaacgaaaatatgcaaattagaattcttataattattcatttttcgcaaactaaaattagagaTTACATGCAAATAGTTGAAGAGTCTGTTTTTACTTTTGGATAAAATTTGTGCGATGGACCACAAAAATATAGCGACGGTGAAAATAATACTTGTACTACTCTACTTATTTACACTATAATGATTCATTGGCATGAATCCATGAGTTATAAGCACTCTATCTTCTTTCTTACCCTAAGGTCATCCGCATCCATGTCTCAATACTGTCTTATCCCTTCACCATTTATGAGTCCCACTGCACTTTTaccccatctcttaactaagacaCAACACCTGCATCCATTCATCTCTTAATCATCTCATtctttaactattcattcaatttatttattttttatttccaacaaattcaattaataaaaacacattttattgaataaaacaaaattacaatttaaaatcttaaaaaaataaaaaaaaacacataattaaaatctaaaaaaaataaaaaagacataatttaaaatactagaaattaaaaattgcacatttaaattttaaaaactactccgccgACGAATCATGTGTGTGTAGAGTGTTATTTATAGatgaatgtgaaaaaaaaactgcAATAAAAACGACTGAAAAAAcggtcaattttttttttaatattttttgttttttttttaaaaatagttacaAATACCCTAAAATCGACGCCCACTCGCAGAGCCGACGAGTGGGCATCACGCCCCAACCGCTGCTCGCCACGTGGCCGACGCGCGTGGCGAGACAGCCTGCCAATCGCCCCTCCGGCCCTCTCTCCTGGCTACGAGATGAGACCGAGCTTCCACATCGGTGTCTCGATGCGGTCTCGTCTCGCcgagacgagaccgagccTGCATCGAGACACCGATGCGAATGCTCTAACAAATATTCCCTCCAAAAGTGGTGCAAAGAAAATAGGAGAGCattttttttgccttttgTTTTAcgtaattcttttttttattattataattaataaattttaacttgagataaataaattctagTTCAAACCTGGTGAGCCTCATTCAAATTAGATGCATCATAATTtgtactccatctgtcccatttAAGATGTCCATTCATTTTTCACATGTGTTAATGTAGAAGATAGTCTCTTCCATATTATTCTCTCTGTTAGTTTAATTTtcctccattttaactatttatttatgatttttacaaaacatgtGCGAAATACGAAAAGAGTCATCTTTACTGGAACTGAGAGAGTACCTATGTGAATAATTATTCgcaaaatatgaatttcgagttaaaaaaaatagtatgataataatagtatactactacctccgtccacgaaaatttgtcccacttttccatttccgttcgtcccccaaaatttgtcccatttcacttttaccatttttggtagtggacctcatattccactaactcattcctactcacattttattataaaactaatactttaaaagtaggacccacatcccaccaaccttttcaactcactttccattacatttcttaaaacccgtgcccggtcaaaccgggacgaattttcgtggacgaaggtagtaaatttttaaaaacatgcTTAAGAGCATCAACACTAGCAACAACTCAACCTAAAATTTTCCTACCACATTATCATGTCTTTCCCACAGCTTAGTCAATACGCTAGCCTTCATACATGCCAGCCTATAGGGCTGGGTCGATACattatatcgtatcgaaaattttgtatcgttatcgtatcgaaaatatcgatacgaaagaatttcatatcgttattgtACCGAAAGTTTCGGTATGGAAAAAACATATACTGTTACCGTATCaaaatttcggtatatcgtaacgaacttcggtataccgttCTGAAAGGTATATCGAAATTTCGTACGatataccaaaattttatatcatttcgAATACCTGTAtactgaaaaatataatttcaaaactgaaaaatataacaaatttataatttcaacacaaTGAAATAAACATTGTTCACGTCTCCAtctaacacaaaaaaaataccataATCAAGTCAATTCCGAACAAAATACATTACAATAATTAGCAAAAATTATCAACATCTTGATCTTGAGCACCAAACCCTTCATTTTGTTGAAACCATGTAGAAATATTAACCTacataaattcaataaatattttttacatatataaataaattaaatagatatctatttatgattttaaatttttaatcttaaaaaaataaattatactccctccgtctcatagtagatgtcacatttaGGAGATGAAACGGGATTTTAgcagatgttattttgtgtgttaagtggtgagagaaagtataattttagagcatccgcagcggtcgTCCTCGCCGACAGACGCCGTCCGTGCCTCTGGCAAGGACGCTGCTGCGCGCCGTTGCATGTTGTCCGACCGTGCCAGCGGCAGGGcggtgctcttaaataagagcacgcccgtgccgctgagcaggcTTACGTGGCGGACCTACTTTTACTCCCTGTCCttaggcaagagcacaacacctaCACCCATGCTCTTCCGctaggacaagctcaaggatcccaccattctattattcaatttgaatacttcaatactaaaaacatttctacaatataaaattacattaaaatataaaaaatacataattaaatcctaaaaaataaattacataattaaaatcctaaaaaataaaaatacataattaaaatcctagaaaataaaaaaatacataattaaaattctacaaattaaaaattacataattaaagactaaaaaattgaaaacggatataatttattgggaagtaggaattttttattatttaaaaacgatttttttaactaattttgattttttttttacaaaaaaaaaaacaaaattgccAACGACATCGCAACCCGCCACGTAAgcctgctcagcggcacgggcgtgctcttatttaagagcaccgCCCTGCTGCTGGCACGGTCGGACAACATGCAGCGGCGAGCAGCAGCGTCCttgccagcggcacggacggcgTCTGTCGGCAAGGAcgaccgctgcggatgctctaaaattatactttctctcaccatttaacacacaaaataacatctcctaaaatttcatttaatctcttaaatgtgacatctactatgagacggagggagtataatttatttttttaagattaaaaatttaaaatcataaatagatatccatttaatttatttatatatgtaaaaaatatttattgaatttatgtAAGTTAATATTTCTATATGGTTTCAACAAAATGAAGGGTTTGGTGCTCAAGATCAAGAGGTTGATAATTTTTGCTAATTATTGTAATGTATTTTGTTCGGAATTGACTTGATTATggtatttttgtttgtgttggATGGAGACGTGAACAATGTTTATTTCGTTGTgttgaatttataaatttgttttatttttcagttttgaaattagaTTTTTTGGTATACAGGTATTcgaaatgatataaaattttggtatatCTTATGAAATTTCGATATACCTTTCAGaacggtataccgaagttcgttacgatatatcgaaatttcgATACTGTAACAGTATATGTTTTTTCCATaccgaaactttcgatacaataactgttagagtttgtatactagaaatcatgtttcgagtgattgaatactgtaaaactcttattttattttccaataaattaaacagatttttttgtcataatgttgatatgttttacatttaatggatgttaatgcatgtttaaatgtataagttaacttaacaaagtctaagtctttgttttagtagaccggttgtgggcgtcgtccactttaaggtaacacggtcagttctaaacaaagaaaaagatgaatttcacaacctagttggaatttgactatccatcgagaaaggttgcaatgttagtctcgcatatttctaagccttactaaaataagatgacattggtgtggtatagcactgaacggatctaacagcaagacttgtccttaggctatctactgaaaggcgaggtcttaataaatatttgtttcttaatcaatgtaggttagcattgagcatacggtattgattatgcattactttgacttatcaaaaggtgcgggtttttcgtaacccaattatcctgatatattgggtagtggtgatcaatatctagcggtgctaggattgctattatattaaatcgtgcgcgagctgagtctcgtttgataatgtcctcaagaggagcgcgaaacaaggtttcattattcggaacctagctagttggagtttaattactctatgaataataaataagcgtttcatgctaagtccactcttggaattaataagaagttaattaattaagtcaatagcagacattaattaattaatggacattttaatcttaagcgcgggaaatgaaagttaaacggaaacccgaattacttgtaatttcggatttggatggggagagctcaatattacttctgtagtggctgctcgtaatattccaattataacttatattaaattgtgggttcaatttaattaataaaaagtaaattggatgagccaatatccaaaaccttccatagatctctgtctgggcccaaaagaaacttaatacaaataggagaataaaggagacagaaataacacaattttatttcataaaattttcgaaattttttggCCCCCCTTTAGCTGAAGGAGATTTCGAATTCCACtcctattcccaaaaggatttcttctgtcttctttatttaagtcctagtattctagtaagatcaacccacactgatattaatacagttcgggaaccagagagaagatttgtggtctagtattcaaagcatcacgtggagaaggagctagccatcttcaattctttggagaattaattaggtgtttttctgctccgtagaaaagcatgttttaggtttcaatattcttaaagcatgattaattcaagttatgaacatgatacatgtgataattacgcgaatagattttgtctaaataatctgctaaatagatctgattataatgtgatttattgatgtgattaataattgtaaaattatgataatcaagTTCAacaccgcttccgctgccggTTCCATcaataacgatatgaaattctttcgtatcgatattttcgatatttgttttatttcctttttttccaaaaaaggaaatgtgatatcttttgtgggacaaactaaaaaggaagtgtgacatctactatgagacggagggagtattattattattataatcgGTATAAACGGTATACCGATAATATATAAAACGGTATACCGcagtataagaaaattcatatcgtaATCTTATAAAAAACTTATGATACAGTATTGTATGGTACCAAAAATTTCGGTATAATgaaaattcgatatttttcgGTACGATACGATCGATATACCGTTTTTTCAGTATATTTACCCAGCCTGCCCTAGCTGTctcatttaattcattttatcaaattaacaaatattccCTTCGTTCTACAGTAGTGGAAACGTTTCTTTTTAGCCcgcgatttaagaaaaattatattaaatgaattaaataaaagaaaaataaagtaagaaatgaaaaatgtaaaaagattaagagagaataaaatgaaaaataataaagtaaaaaagaagaaatttattaactgtgaaaaatgaaatgacttaaactataataaaacatgctccaaaaaaaaatgacaaaatgacttcCTAACTGCGAAATTGAGGGAGTacgaaattaaaagaaaaaatgtacGCAATTAAATGCCATCAATAATAAACACTTAATTAAATGCCATAAAAAATGTGCCCAGATTCCTAactttaattgaaaataacgCAGAGCACACAAACCTTGCTCTCGCGGCTCACCGGTCGCAATAGGCGCCCAGCCGCTCTAAATAGGATTGTGTCACCACCGTATTCTCGTGTACCGGCAGGATTGCGTCTTTCATCTTCTGACTACTTCAACActaactattttaaaaaaatatacttcctctgtccccGAATACTTGACACGGTTTGCACggggttttaaaaatgtaatggaaagtgtgttgaaaaagttggtgggatgtgagtcctacttttaaagtactccctccgtcccaataaatatgaaacgttttgCTTTCAGCACATGATTTTGATGtaattgttgttttgtgagttaaagaagagagagtaaagtaagagagtgggaagaaagtagagataaagttatttctattttaagaaatgtttcatttttaatgggacaacaaAAAAGGGAAgagtttcatttctagtgggacggaaagtattagttttataataaatgtgagtaggaatgagttagtggaatatggggtccactaccaaaaatggaaaaagtgaacTGTGTCAAGTATTCGGGGACTGACTGAAATAACAAACTGTGTCTAagtattcggggacggagggagtatattttgtaGGTGTTGGAACAGCTTAGTGGCCAAACCCCTGTT
The genomic region above belongs to Salvia hispanica cultivar TCC Black 2014 chromosome 3, UniMelb_Shisp_WGS_1.0, whole genome shotgun sequence and contains:
- the LOC125210450 gene encoding type 2 DNA topoisomerase 6 subunit B-like, yielding MEVNSVQDILNLLISSAFRRCRMLDDLCRLSVSIKPTRSSVLISVSDTGTGNILEEFSQFEYKNNTVLSGKWDGLLSVMTTRSSDKEIHHLKFDLKEVVASRRLVRLPSVTKSGAKFRQSVFTSFACLMYCLPCKHIYFWFNFQWNWYIPPHICCSSGVLLNYLLLIVSSLHYVCMQILLLKAFKIAIELIVESGGGAKSYLLQNACSIQATNDVNSYNLTLGLEEYVSKHGNKLSEACHSCFSTGKNLKVGSGVACSRENHQNSGQVMEVVIIISNVSMLDQPSCSRFYGRRTEVLYFKDFSPCSMPQSSLEALNSIDWKNYGLVLKSVGDQDGITILEWENLPPCSHIDIALHIYDKQLPCSHSNRTDRYLTRKALKLALSDLKKRNAGTLLSERAVKICNYAPDLAKTISGLIMSSLDLNFKRECFSLLGLPTPEHEKDIVENCIKDKIVSVIATNDNGRRGTKEAPALFEQGPEKAYEGVGEYFDT